Proteins co-encoded in one Spirosoma endbachense genomic window:
- a CDS encoding L-rhamnose mutarotase, with amino-acid sequence MNRALTTFLLSCLSPLIFAQQTEIWVAPGGSDANAGTKEKPLASLPMALRKVRELRRLADPGIADGAHIYLKNGLYALAEPVFIRPEDSGTAASPTIIEAAPNESPILSGGIPITNWQKGKGNVTGLPKEAVGKVWVADAPRVGGRLVEFRQLWVNGEKATRAKDTPYPLMNRILSWNKQEQTCWIPAPKFGDLSKADGLEMLIHQWWAVASLRVKRIEVQEDSAKLSFHQPESRIQSEHPWPAPWMSKETGNSAFYLSNAIQFLDQAGEWFLDTKAEKIYYIPDPTDNLATAQVMVPVLETLVRIAGTVDSPVSNVIFKGIAFQHTGWLRPSQQGHVPHQAGLYMLDAYKLKIPGTPDKKSLENQAWVGRPAAAVEVSFANHTSFDNCRFEHLAATGLDYNKGVQDNAIRGNLFKDIGGTGIMAGVFADEATEIHRPYNPTDEREVCSNMLISNNLITNVTNEDWGCVGIGAGYVRGITIKHNEISDVAYSGISMGWGWTKTINAMRNNKVVANRIHHFAKHMYDAAAIYTLSAQPGSTITENYIDSVYKAPYAHLPAHWFYLYTDEGSSYFTIKENWTPSEKYLQNANGPNNVWEHNGPQVADSLKTKAGIQPPYQYLIKDRVKPDSKWGINKENPVIVELVANPDKPIDKQRLREVLIRAKVNPNALYQWENHYVIFDKVQDVFVLSERLKSAFPTTKVKTYYDLFYEFNRKRCDGGQKTGELEHTILTTNLVADPVLQNDYLAYHANQFEQWPEVARGFCNAQFQQVLLYRNGRQLMLVISLPKGERLDKLNPKTTENNPRVEEWNARMKKYQEGISGTKPGEVWVELKAIR; translated from the coding sequence ATGAATCGAGCCTTAACTACGTTTTTACTCTCCTGCCTGTCTCCGCTCATTTTCGCACAACAGACCGAAATCTGGGTTGCACCGGGTGGGTCGGATGCGAACGCCGGAACGAAAGAAAAACCGTTGGCCAGTTTGCCGATGGCGCTTCGCAAGGTTCGTGAACTACGTCGGCTTGCCGATCCGGGTATTGCGGATGGGGCACACATCTATTTGAAAAACGGTCTGTACGCGTTGGCCGAGCCAGTTTTTATTCGTCCGGAAGATTCTGGCACAGCCGCTAGTCCAACGATCATAGAAGCGGCTCCGAATGAAAGCCCCATTTTAAGCGGTGGAATACCAATTACAAACTGGCAAAAGGGTAAGGGCAACGTGACTGGTTTGCCAAAAGAAGCTGTCGGAAAGGTATGGGTAGCCGATGCGCCGAGAGTTGGAGGGCGATTGGTCGAATTCCGGCAGCTCTGGGTAAACGGAGAGAAAGCAACTCGGGCAAAAGACACGCCTTACCCATTGATGAACCGCATCTTATCGTGGAACAAACAGGAACAAACCTGCTGGATTCCGGCTCCTAAATTTGGTGATTTGTCGAAAGCCGATGGCCTTGAGATGCTCATTCATCAATGGTGGGCAGTTGCCAGTTTGCGCGTCAAACGAATTGAGGTACAGGAAGATAGCGCTAAGTTAAGTTTTCATCAGCCCGAAAGTCGCATTCAATCCGAGCACCCCTGGCCCGCCCCCTGGATGTCGAAAGAAACCGGGAATTCGGCATTTTACCTTAGCAATGCGATCCAGTTTCTGGATCAGGCGGGGGAGTGGTTTTTAGATACCAAAGCCGAAAAGATCTACTATATTCCTGATCCTACCGACAACCTGGCTACTGCCCAGGTCATGGTGCCTGTACTCGAAACGCTGGTGCGTATCGCAGGAACGGTCGATAGTCCGGTGTCAAATGTAATTTTTAAGGGTATCGCATTTCAGCATACGGGCTGGCTCAGGCCCTCGCAGCAGGGGCACGTTCCGCACCAGGCAGGGTTGTATATGCTGGACGCCTACAAACTGAAAATTCCGGGTACACCCGACAAAAAGTCGTTGGAAAACCAAGCATGGGTGGGCCGTCCGGCAGCGGCTGTGGAGGTGTCATTTGCCAACCATACCAGTTTCGACAATTGCCGGTTTGAGCATCTGGCGGCAACCGGGCTGGATTACAACAAAGGCGTACAGGACAATGCCATTCGCGGGAATCTCTTCAAAGACATTGGTGGTACCGGCATTATGGCAGGTGTTTTTGCGGACGAAGCGACGGAGATCCATCGCCCTTATAACCCCACCGATGAGCGGGAAGTGTGTAGCAATATGCTCATTAGCAACAACCTGATTACCAATGTAACGAATGAAGATTGGGGTTGCGTCGGCATTGGGGCGGGCTATGTTCGGGGAATCACCATCAAACATAACGAAATCAGTGATGTCGCCTACAGTGGTATCAGCATGGGGTGGGGGTGGACTAAAACCATTAATGCCATGCGGAATAATAAAGTGGTAGCGAACAGGATTCATCACTTCGCCAAACACATGTACGATGCCGCGGCCATTTATACGTTGTCGGCACAACCGGGTTCAACCATTACCGAAAACTACATTGACAGTGTCTACAAAGCGCCGTATGCCCATCTGCCTGCTCACTGGTTTTACCTGTATACCGACGAAGGTTCGTCTTATTTTACGATAAAAGAAAACTGGACACCCTCGGAAAAATACCTGCAAAACGCCAATGGCCCGAACAATGTCTGGGAGCACAATGGTCCGCAGGTCGCCGATAGCTTAAAGACAAAAGCTGGCATTCAGCCGCCCTATCAGTATTTGATCAAGGACAGGGTTAAGCCAGATTCGAAGTGGGGTATCAATAAAGAAAATCCGGTCATCGTCGAGTTGGTTGCGAACCCCGACAAGCCAATTGATAAACAACGGCTCCGGGAAGTGCTGATTCGGGCTAAAGTAAATCCCAATGCGCTGTATCAGTGGGAGAACCACTACGTTATTTTCGATAAAGTGCAGGACGTTTTCGTATTGAGTGAACGGCTGAAGTCGGCCTTCCCAACCACGAAGGTTAAGACCTATTATGATCTATTTTACGAATTCAACCGCAAACGATGCGATGGTGGCCAGAAAACGGGCGAGTTGGAGCATACAATTTTAACCACTAATCTGGTCGCTGACCCTGTCCTTCAGAACGATTACCTGGCCTATCATGCAAACCAGTTTGAGCAATGGCCCGAAGTTGCCAGAGGATTCTGCAATGCGCAGTTTCAACAAGTGTTGCTATACAGGAACGGGCGGCAATTGATGCTGGTGATCAGTCTTCCCAAAGGCGAACGTTTAGACAAACTCAACCCGAAAACCACCGAAAATAACCCCCGCGTCGAGGAGTGGAACGCCCGGATGAAAAAGTATCAGGAAGGGATTTCGGGTACAAAGCCGGGCGAGGTATGGGTTGAATTGAAAGCGATTCGATAG